CGAGTAAGACTTAATCCCGAATACATTAAAGAAGTAAACGAAAGTAAATCACAAAACCCCAATAATAATCAAATTCCTCCTGCTATGCTCGAAGAATTGAAGATGAAAAACTATGGTTTTAAAGAAGTTAAAATTTTAGATGGAAATATTGGCTATCTAGATCTTCGTAACTTTGAAGATCCACAGTTTGCTGGTGAAACAGCGGTAAGTGCGATGAACTTTCTCGCCAATTCCAATGCCTTAATTATAGACTTACGTAAAAACGGTGGCGGAAGTCCAGCAATGATTCAGCTTATCAGCAGTTATTTATTTACTGCAGAACCTGTGCATCTAAATAACTTCTATTTTCGCCCTTCCAATGAAAATACTCAAACATGGACATTGCCCTACGTTACAGGCAAGCGACGCCCAGATATAGATGTCTATGTATTGACAAGTAAAGGCACTTTTTCTGCAGCAGAAGAGTTTACCTATAATTTAAAAAACTTAAAACGGGCTACCATAATTGGAGAAACCACTGGTGGAGGTGCCAATCCAGGTGATGAACTAATTATCAACGATCGCTTTACTATCTTCGTTCCTTTTGGAAGAGCAATTAATCCAATTACAAATACCAATTGGGAAGGCACAGGGGTAAAACCAGATATTGAAGTACCTGCATCCGATGCGCTTTTCATTGCTCAACAAAAAGCATTAGAAAAATTAGCAAAAAAAGAAACTAGTAATCCGCAAAGTATTTATCCTTGGTTATTGACATCTCTAAAAGTGAAACAGAATCCTGTAAAACTTGACGAAAAACAACTAAAGGAATTTGTCGGTAGTTATGGTTCAAAAACGGTAACCCTACAAGGGGATAAACTTATCTTTTCTTTATCAAGCTATCGCCAAGCAGTCCTTATACCTATGGGAGGCGATCTATTTGATGTTGAAGAAAAGTTAATACATGTTCAGTTTATCCGAGAGGGAAAGAAAATTACAGGAATACGTATCGAAAACGTTAATGGCAATACAGAAAGTTACAAGAAACTGAAGTAACTATAAATATCTCGGCTGTACAACTCAAGAGAATTTAGATAATACCACAACAAATAATGCCACTAAATAACCTTGCTTTAAGTAATTAGAGCAAGGTTTATTTTTCCCATAAAACAACAAGTATTCTATCAAAGCATAACTTCTTTATTATATTTACTTCGGTAATCAATTGGTGACATACCTGTTATTCTTTTAAATACTTCCCGAAACGCTTTTACATCCGAATATCCTACTTCATACATTACTTCATTAATGGTTTTTCGACTGCTTTCAAAAGCTTTTTTTGCCGATTCTACTTTTACCCTTTGCATATATTCTACAGGAGTATTACCAGTAGCTTTAATAAAACGTCTATCAAAGTTTCTTCGGCTCACCGAAAACGTAGAGGACAAATGTTCTACAGAAATTTTTTCATGTAGTTTACTCTCAATATAGGATTGTGCTTTTTTTACAGTATCATCTTCATGTAATTTCTGCCCAGTAAAGATGGCAAATTCAGACTGGCTATTTCTATCCATTTCAATCTGAAAAACCTTGGAACAATAAATAGCGGTTTGTCTATCGAAATATTTCTCTATCAGATAAATAATTAAATTTAGAAAAGAATACGCACCCCCATTGGTATAAATTCCATTCTCATCTGTAATCAATCTATCGGTTTGTAAATTGACCTTGGGAAACATAGTTCTAAAATTTTCGGCAGCTGCCCAATGTGTAGAACAACTTTTACCATCCAATAAACCTGATGAAGCTAGCATAAAAGCTCCCGTGCAAATACTTGCAACCTCTGCCCCATTTTTATATTGCTTCTCAATCCAATTAATTAAAGTTTTGTTTCCTTCCAAAGCTTTTACATAATTGTGATTCAATGATGGAATAATAATCAAATTGGTTTTGGTTATTTCAGCAATATTCACATGAGGTCTTACTGAAAACAGTCCATCATAAAATCCAACCTCTTTAGAAATACCCGCCAACTGAATAGTAAACAATTCGGTATTCTTAGTTTGCTTCCAATAGTCATTGGCTCTTGAAAATATTTTATAAGCACCAACAATACTACTTAAATTATTTTCACCCTCTGGAACAATTATAGTAAGATGGTTCATAGCATATTATTTTAAGCAAAGATACCATTAAATCGTGTCCAAATCAACCCTCTATAATGTCCATATTACAACCTATAGCGATAACATTTAGACAGTACCTTTACCATAATAATTTTAATTCTTTAGTATAACAACTAAGATCAGAAAAGAAAATCAAGACTTGACATAAATACAAAACACTAAAACAGAATAGTTTAACAAATATAATTAGAATTCAATATCAGTATTATTTGTAAATTAGCTATCCTTTATAATAAAATTAAAATGGAAACAGAAACTAAAAATTATACTTTCAGTATTGAATCGTCCCAAACGCCAGAAAATATTTTTGAAACGCTAATTGATGTTCGAAAATGGTGGATAGGTTTGTTTGGAGAAGATATTCAAGGTAACAGCAATACACTCAACGAAGAGTTTACATTTAATGCTGGAAATGGAGTACATTATACCAAACATCGATTGATTGAATTAGTGCCTAACCAAAAAATCGTCTGGCTGGTAACAGAGAGTAATCTTTCCTTTGCTGAAAAAACAGATGAATGGACCAACACAAAATTTGGTTTTGAAATATCAAAACTAGGAGACAAAAGCAAAGTTACTTTCACTCATCAAGGCTTAGTTCCTAAATTTGAATGCTATGGGAATTGCTCAAGCGCATGGACTCAGTATTTAGAAAACCTTGCTGAGAAACTGAAATAAATACAATAAACAAAAATCAAATCATATGGAAAATCAAGATTTTACATCGACCATTTTGGTTGATAAAACACAAACCGAAGCCTACAATGCAATTCAAAATTTTAAAGCTTGGTGGAGCGAAGATATTGAGGGCGAAACAGATCAACTAGGTGAAACTTTTTTCTATCATTACAAAGACCTTCACCTATGCAAAATAAAACTTATTGAAAAAGTTCAAAACCAGAAGTTAGTCTACCAAGTGCTAGCAAATGAATTTAATTTCATCGAAGATAAAACGGAATGGGTAAATACCAAACTTGTTTTTGATATTTCTATAGAAGGTACTGAAACCAAAGTCGTATTTACACACGAAGGTTTAACACCAACTGATGAATGCTATAATATATGTCATGATGCCTGGACAGGATTTATTCAAAACAGTTTAAAGAACTTAATTAATACAGGCAAAGGACAACCCAATCCAAAAGATGGAACCAACGAAATTAATGCTGAGAACATCAAAAAATGGAATATCACCAATTAAAAAACTAGTTTAATAACTACAAAAGTCAATTAAATAAAACATTTAAAAAGTACAGTTTAGGCTGTACTTTTTTACATTTGTAAAGATCAACAAAATAGAGCGATGGCGAACAGACGAAGTTAATTAACGCTATAATCTTCAACCAAGCTGACATAATCAAACTATTTAAAGTTTAAACTAAAATGAACGACAAGATAAAACAAGCCATTACAGATTTTGTAAAAGGTGGTGATAACAGCGATACAATACTTTTGGAAAAAGTATTACATAAAGACTTTCGTGTAACCAATAATGGTTTTATGGGAACTTCGGGAGTAACAGTAATTGACAAACAAAAATATTTGGCTAACATTCGAGACGGAATTTTTGGTGGACTCCCAAGAATAATGACAATTGAAAATATTGATGTGAACAATACAATTGCTTCAGTTAAACTTCGTTTGGAGAGTTCGGAAAATTATTTTGTTTCCTACAATTCATTGGTTTTGGATACTGATAATGAATGGAGAATAATAAATAATTTAGCCGTTGTTGAAACAAAAAAATAATACTTAATTATAAAAATATAATAGATAAAAAATGACAAAAGAATTTGCAACAGCATTTGCCGAAGAATGGGTAACAGCATGGAACTCTCACGATCTTAATATAATACTATCTCATTATTCTGAAGACTTTTCAATTGAAAGTCCATTAGCTTTAAAACGATTTCCTGAAACGAAAGGAACTGTAGTTGGAAAAGATAATGTTAGAAACTATTGGACTTGGGGATTAGAAAATAATCCAACCTTAAAATTTGAACTTTTAGACTTATTAATTGGAGTGAATAGTCTGACCATTTATTATATCAACACTGCAACAAGTAGAAAAGCCGTAGAAGTGATGAGTTTCAATAGTGATATGAAAGTAGATAAAGCCATTGTAAATTATTCGGAATAAAAATTATGTACATTCTTGCCTAACTCTCCATACTCCAACGCTTTGGTTTCACACCAATATGCGCTTCAAAAAGTCTGGTGAAATGACTCAGATTACTGAAACCTAAGCGGAAACCTACTTCCGATACTGAAAGTTTATGCTCCCGAAGTAAATTGGCAGCTTCCTGCATTCGGAAGGATTGATAATAATTAAAAAGACTAGTGCCAAAAATTTGCTTGAAAAGACGTTTGAGCTTCGATTTACTAAAATTAGCAATGGTTGCCAATTCGTCAAGATTAGGTGCAATTTCCAATTGTTTGAGCATTGTGTCTCGTATTTTATAAATTGTCTGTACATCGTCAATATTCAATGCTGACATGGCTGCATTTTCTCTTTTTAACAGTTCGGCAATCAATAGACATATCAATTCTTCCGCTTTTACCTTGTGATAAAAATTATTTAAATTGCTTGGAATAGGATTTACCAACATTTCATGAACCACTTTTTGTATGCTTGCTGGCATCAGTTCTTCAAACAAAAATGACTTGTCTTTACCTGTAATAGTGTTTAGAATAGTGTTTTCATAATCTCCCTTTAGCAATTCTTTGAGATATGCTATTTCAATGCCTATTATAATTGATTTAAACAAAGTCTTGCTTGAAAAAAACTTTTCTGTTTCTAACTTCCCTGAAAAAACCTGAATCGACTGCAGCTTTTTTGTATTAATAGTCGAATCATAATTTTCAGCATTTGATAAAAAGAAATTGTGAAACGTGATAATAACTTTTTCAGTATCATTTTGCGCAAAAGTTCTTTTTACCATCAAATCTTCTTTTAGCTCAAAATTCTGAATCATCATCCTAAGGTTTTTGTTAAAAATAAAACCTTGCAAGTACCCATTACCAAATTGCTCTGGAATAATGACTTTGCCACTACTATCAATAGTCGTATTAAGCTTATCTGCAAAGCTACTTAATAAATTAACTCCAGCATTCAATACTATCTCCATAAATGAGCTTTTAAGACTAAATTATAGTCAAATGTAACTATTTTAGTTTATAATATCCATGTAGTTTTGCATCATACAAAATATCAATACATAATGAATCTACTAAAAGACAAAACTCTAGCCATCATAGGTGGTGGTCCAAGCGGACTAACATTGGCAAGACTTTTACAACTCAAAGGAGCAAATGTAAAAGTATATGAAAGAGATTTTAATAAAAACGCAAGAGTACAAGGCACTATCCTTGACTTACATTTTGAGTCGGGTTTAAAAGCAATTGAATCAGCAGGTTTGACGAATACCTTCAAAGACAACTACAGTCCTGGTGCCGACAGAGCCAGAGTTGTTGATGAAAATGCAACCCTCTATTATGATAAACTTAATCAAGAGTCGACTGGTGATTTTGGCGATGAATGGTTCCGTCCCGAAATTGAAAGATTCGCATTGAGAAAAATTCTATTAGATTCCCTTCAGCCCGACACAGTCGTTTGGGACAGCCATATTGTTTCGCTTGAAAACAATACCAATGCTTGGAAAATATTTTTTGAAAATGGCAGTACTGCTACAGCCGATATAATTATTGGAGCAGATGGTGCAAATTCCAAAATCCGTCCATTCGTTACACCAATTAAGCCTTTTTATTCGGGCGTTACTTTTTTACAGTGTGATGTTTATAGCAGTGAAAAAAAGAAAATTCATGACCTTTTGAAAGATGGAAAAATCATGGGCTATGGTGATTCTAGAATGTTAACTATTGTTACCAAAAATGATGGTCATTTGCTTTTTGGTGCCAGTTGGAAAGAAGACATCAATTGGAGCAAGGATAGAGGAATTGACTTTAAAGATAACAAACAAGTTTTGGAATGGTTTAAAAAAGAGTACTCCAATTGGGATCCTATTTGGCACGAATTGTTTGAATGCGAAAAATACGAATTCAAGCCCAGACCATTGTACTGTATGCCATTAGATCAATATTGGGAAGCGCAATCTAATATAACATTGCTTGGAGATGCTGCACACCTAATGCCTCCTTTTGCAGGCGAAGGTGTAAATATGGCGATGCTTGATGCCTTAGAATTAAGCGAAAATTTAACCAACGGAGAATTTACTTCTTTAAAATCGGCAATAGCGAATTACGAAAAACAGATGTTTGCAAGATTTGCCGAAATTGGAAAAATCACAATGAATAACACCGAATGGATGCACTCGCCTGATGGACTAAAAAAAATACTACTATTAATCCAATCTAAAACTAAAAATACTACTGCATAAAATAACAAGTTTTGTGTAAACGCCATAATAGTACTAAATTTGAGACTATACAAAAGCCAATGAATACCGAACTAGAATTAAGAACTGCTCTACCCGACCCCACGCTTTCTGAGTTTGTAGGTAGCTTTTGGATGCTTGTTAATAATTCTGATAAAGACAGGGAACTGGCTGTTTTGCCCGATGGAAGAGTTGATGTACTTTTTTCTTATTCTAGCAAAGAGCCGTTCGATGCCATGCTTATGGATTTGGACAGACATTCTTCGCAAACCATATTTGCATCCACAGCCACCATTTTTGCGGTTAGCTTCAAATTACTTGCTGTCGAATATATTCTGGAAACTTCTATTGCCGACCAAAAAAATCATCCATTGGTACTGCCCGATAACTTTTGGGATATCGGCATTGATGATCTAAATGACTTTGACCGTTTTATAAAGAAGATTTCAGAAAAAATCCACCAAATTCTCAAAGAAAAAAAAATAGACGATAAAAAGCGTAAATTATTTGAACACATTTATGCTTCAGATGGTTCATTGACCGTAAAAGAATTAGCTGATAAATCATTTTGGTCAAGCCGACAAATCAATCGCTACTTTAATCAATATATTGGAATCTCCTTAAAAGAATATTGCAACATTCTGCGATTCAAAGCATCCTGGCCACAAATCAAAGAGGGCAAATTTTTCCCTGAACAAAATTTTACAGACCAAGCTCATTTCATTAAAACTGTCAAAAAACATTCGGGATTGACCCCAAAAGGATTGAATAAAAATGAGAATGACCGATTTATACAATTTTTAGACTTACCCAAAAAGTAATTTTGCTCTGTAATTATAAAACACTGTAAAATGAATTTACTTAAAAACAAAACAATAGCCATCATTGGCGGAGGACCAGGGGGATTAACATTAGCTAGACTTTTACAAAAAAAAGGTGCTGATGTAAAAGTATACGAAAGAGATTTTAATAGAGAGGTAAGAGCGCAAGGTGCTACACTTGACTTGCATCACGAATCGGCATTAAAAGCACTTGAAGAAGCGGGTTTGATGGATGCTTTCAAAGCAAATTATAGACCCGATGCAGATCGACTTCGTATAGTTGATGAAAATGCAGAAATTTTCTTTGATGAACATCACGAAAACAGTAAAGGTGATTTTGGCGATGAATGGTTTAGACCCGAAATTGATCGTGGACCACTGCGAAATCTTTTATTAGATTCTTTAGCAGCAGACACCGTTGTGTGGGACAGTCATATTCTTTCGCTTGAAGAAATCGATAACCAATGGAAAATTATTTTTCAAAATGGTAATACTGCCACTGCCGATATTGTAATTGGGGCAGATGGTGCTAATTCAAAAATTCGTCCATTTGTTACGCCAATCAAACCTTTTTATTCAGGTGTTACGGTATTGATGGGGAATATTTACGATTCTGAGAAAAATACACCTAGAATTAACGCCTTATTACAAGGTGGGAAAATAATGGGTTTTGGCAATTCACAGACATTAAGTGTAAGTGCCAAAGGCGATGGAAGTTTAGATTTTTACGCAGGTTGGAACATAGATCCCGATTGGATTAAAAACGCTGATATTGATTTTAAAAATGACTCACAAGTTTTAGAATGGTTCAAGAAAGAATACTCGAATTGGGACAGTATTTGGCTTGAATTATTTGAAGCCGAAAAGAATTATCTCATACCAAATCCTTTGTATTGTATGCCCTTAGACCAATCTTGGGAAGCACAATCTAACATTACATTAATTGGTGATGCAGCACACCTTATGCCTCCTTATGCTGGCGAAGGTGTAAACATGGCAATGCTCGATGCTTTGCAATTAAGCGAAAGTTTAACCAGCGAAAATTTCACTGATTTAAAATCGGCGATAGCACATTATGAAAAACAAATGTTCGAAAGATTTGCCGAAGTAGGAAAAGAAACATTGGATAATACTGACTGGATGCACTCCCCTAATGGGTTAAAAAAAATAATAGAAATGTTTAATTGGGAGTCTAACTAAAAACATCCTTCCTAAAAAATGATTGATTATCAATTTAGCAAAGAATTCAAATTTGACTTCTTCTTTATATGCTAAATAGGTAATCAATCTTTATTTTTCAATAAACTAATGTACCTTAGCAATACCCTTAAATCATTAGTCCTTTTTTGACAAAAACCACTTAGAAACAAATTATGTCCGAAATATTCAAACACCATTTAGAAAAATTCATCGAAGTAAATGATACTGAATTCCTCGATATTTTAGCTTTTTTTCAGGTTGTAAAAGTCCGAAAGAAAGAGAATTTACTTCTCGAAGGTCAAATATGTAAATCAAATTATTTTGTTCTTAACGGCTGTTTGAGGAAATTTTTTGTCAATGAAAAAGGGACTGAACAAACTACCGAGTTCGCCATCGAAAATTGGTGGATTACCGACAATATCGCTTACGAAAACCAACAAGCTTCCGAATTTTATATTCAAGCTGTCGAAAATTCAGAGATTTTAGTCATTGATCATCATTCGCAGGAAAAATTATTAGCAGAATTTCCTAAAATGGAACGCTATTTCAGGTTCATTTTCCAGCGGGCTTATGCCGCTTCTCAAATGCGGATAAAATATTTATATAGTTTTTCTAAAGAAGATTTTTATCATCAGCTCAATAGTAAATATCCCGATTTTGTACAACGAATTCCTCAATATCTTATCGCTTCTTTCTTAGGATTTACTCCCGAATATTTAAGCGAAATAAGAAATAAAAAGCGTTCTTAAACCAGTTTAAGTTTTATCTGCTATGTTATTTCGAACTTTGTCCTATCAAAATTAAAAAACATAACAAACATGGAAAAGAGAGTCGACATTAACGAAACTGCCCCACAAGCCTATAAAGCAATGTACGCTTTAGAAGGGTATTTGGCAACCACACAATTATCAAAAACACATAAAGAATTACTAAAAATTCGTGCTTCGCAAATCAACAAATGTGCCTATTGCATCAATATGCATACCACAGATGCCCTAAAAAACGGAGAAACACCTCAACGTATATTTTTACTAAATGCTTGGCGTGAAACTGATTTATTTACTGAAGAAGAAAAAGTGATTTTGGCCATTACAGAAGAAATCACATTAATTCACAATCACGGATTATCTGATGAAGTGTATAAAAAAGCAACCCAACTTTTTGACGAAAGTTATATCGCCCAACTTATAATGGCTGTTGTGACTATAAATGCCTGGAACAGAATTGCGATTAGTACCAATATGCAAATCGAAAAATAAACCTTCGCAAAGCATTCTAGTAAACCAACTTAAAACCTCTTCACATTTCGAAAAACGAATGCGAAGAGGTTTTTTATTGACTAAATTCTCTACAAAACTCCAATTTTTAATATACATATATAAAATTTTAGAGTATTAAATTAAAACTTTAATTAAAGACAATTAAATTTTAAATATTCTATTTAAAATTTTAATTATATATCTTAAATTTTTAAATAGCTTCATTAAAATTTTAAACAAGAAACTTAAAATTTTATAGTTAACATATAAAATTTTAATGAAGCTATTTAAAATTTGGCGTTATACAACCCCATTCATGGGGTTATTTGAAGATAACCACTATGCATTGCAATCTATTTTTACCATAGATTGACAAATGATAAGGATTAGTAAAAATTTGTTTCAGTATTTTCAAAAATGAAAAGGTATTAGTAGATACCAATGGCAATGATTAACTTTACATAGATAATCTAAAAGAGAATGCGTAAAACGACAAGATCCATTCCTGTAAATCCATTAGCCGAAGAATTTGATACAGGTATTGCTATCAGAGAAATTTCATTTGGCGATGTACACCTTTCAGAAGAAACCAGTCACTCACACCGTCACAATTATCACTTCTTTTTATTACAAGAAAAAGGCACATCGATCATAGAAATTGATTTTGAAAATTATGATATAAAAAATTCGGCAGTCGTATACATTCATCCCAATCAGGTACACCGTATTCTGAAAACAAATGATGTGACCTGTTATATTCTAGCCATGAGTAGCGATCGGCTTAATCGCGAATATCTGGAATTACTCGAAGACCTCGCTCCTGTTCATCCTTTGGCTGTTACAACACAAAATTTCTCTGTCATAGCCCACGTAACAGAACTCTGCGTAAACATCTTTAAAAACAAACAAACCAAACTATACCAACCTTTGCTAAAAGATTGTTGCAACGCCTTAGTCGCCCTAATTATATCGCAATATTTAGAAGAATCTAATCTCACGGACAAACTTTCACGATTTGATAGCACAACCAAAGCCTTCAAAACGATATTAGAAAAGGATTTTGCAGTTGCCAAACGCCCTGCTGACTACGCAAAAAAGTTAAATATCTCGGTGGCTTACCTAAATGAATGTGTGAAAAATGCGACTGGCTTTTCAGTTTCACATCATATTCAGCAACGTGTTATTCTAGAAGCCAAACGCCTACTACATCATTCTAACAAATCTGTTAAGGAAATTGCTTCAGAATTAAACTTCGATGATTACGCCTATTTTTCCCGACTATTCAGCAAGGTTTCTGGAATGACCGCTTTAGCATTTCGAAACAAAAACCACGATTAGTCCAATACTTACCTCTTTCGCTCATTGTTTTCTATACCCGTTCATTGTTCCTTTGTAGTACACTAAAAGCCTCACAACAATGTCACATACACACAACCATAATCATTCGCCCAAAGATGGCCTTACATTAGCCTTTTGGCTTAACCTCCTATTTTCGATTGTAGAGGTTATTGGCGGAATGGCCATCAACTCTACTGCGATTATTGCTAATGCCTTTCACGATTTTACAGATGCTATCGCCATTGGTTTAACAGTACTGCTAGAAAAACAATCCAATAAAAAACGTACCCCAAAATTCAGTTATGGATTCAAGCGATTTTCATTACTGTCTGCTCTAAGCATGTCTATTTTTCTGCTAATTGGTGCGATATTTATGTCTATCAGTGCCTATAAATCATTCATAACCCCCCAAATTATAAATAGCAAAGGAATGTTATGGTTGGCCGTTTTAGGTATCACTATCAATGGTCTTGCCTTTTTAAAAATAAAAAAATCAAGCGAAGATTCCCATCAAGGTGAGCACTCACACGAACATCAAGATGAACAGTCACACTCCCACTCACATAACAGCAAAGCCGTAATGTTACATTTGTTAGAAGACGTATTAGGCTGGGCAGCGGTTATAGTTGGTGCAATTGTAATCCATTTTACAAATTGGTATTGGATAGACAGCCTATTGACTTTTGCAATTGCAATTTTCATCGGCTACAATGCAACGAGTAACTTAATTAGTACCATGAAAGTGCTATTGCAAGCCGTTCCCGAAAACATCAATATTGAGGAATTATCCAATGAACTCCAACAAATCAATGGTGTCGAAAACATCCACGATCTGCACATTTGGAGCTTAGATGGGCGATACAATATTGGCTCACTACACGCTGTTATAAAAATGGAGGATCAAATTCAGAAAGATGCTATTTTTTCGGCCATTTATAAAGTAATGAACGAACACAAAATTCAACACCCAACCATACAAATTGAAAGTAATACAAATAGTTGTAAATTGGTAAACTGCTAAAGGGATGCTTTATATTTTAAAATAAATCATACCTCATCCAAGGATTTTCTAGAACCAGATCGTATATTTTTAAAATGACTTGGTGAAAGCCCTGTTACTTTTTTAAACTGATTACTAAGATGCGCTACACTAGAATAATTCAGCTGAAAAGCAATTTCTCCCAAAGACAATTCATTGTAAGCCAGTAATTCTTTTACACGTTCTATCTTCTGGGCGATAAAATATTTTTCGATTGTAGTTCCTTCAATTTCAGAAAAAAGATTAGAAAGATAAAAATAATCATGATACACATTCTGACTCAAATAATCAGATAAGGTTATTTTCAAATCATTATTTTGCTCATGTATTAATACAATGATTACCGATTTTATTTTTTCAATGTATCTACTTTTTTTATCATCGATTAATTCAAAACCTAAATCTAAAAGAATTTGATTGAGTTGTTCTTTTTTATTGGTATCTAAATCGGTATCAATAGTTACTTCTCCCAACTCCACTTTTTGAGCCGAAATACCAAGTTTATCTAATTCTGTTTTGACTACCATTTTACAACGGTTACAAACCATATTTTTAATATAGAGAATCATTATTCTTAAAATTTAATACTTGTAAAGATACGCCAAAATACTCTATTTCATTTTTAGTAATACAATCTAAAATCAAGTAGTTTACATAAAGCATAATGTTTTTGGTGTAATTCTTCTACTATATCCACCACATCATCCAGTTCCTGACATAAGCTAAAGAATGCTTTGTCCAATGAGTTACTGTTCACATCCCTAAATGCTGATCCATAACCCGAAACTGCAACAGCTCCTGTAATATCCAGAAAATATTGTGCTTCTTCAGGCTTTAAATCAAGTTTTTTTGTATTAGCAAAATGCAAAATTTTACCTTTCATTTTCCCTTCGAAGAGTTCTGCTATTTCTTCAAAACTATAGTAATAATTATTGAGGCAAATTGTATTCCTTTTGCCTTGCATAACTAAGTAAATAATTTCATAGTCCTTAAAGTTGTGATCGTCATAAAGCAGTGTATTCAAACTTTCTTCAAGTCCTTCAATAGTATCACAAGTTTTATAAATACTTGTAATTCCTTCTTCAAGTGCTAGTTGTTCTAAGTTTTTAATT
The Flavobacterium sp. 5 DNA segment above includes these coding regions:
- a CDS encoding NAD(P)/FAD-dependent oxidoreductase, producing MNLLKNKTIAIIGGGPGGLTLARLLQKKGADVKVYERDFNREVRAQGATLDLHHESALKALEEAGLMDAFKANYRPDADRLRIVDENAEIFFDEHHENSKGDFGDEWFRPEIDRGPLRNLLLDSLAADTVVWDSHILSLEEIDNQWKIIFQNGNTATADIVIGADGANSKIRPFVTPIKPFYSGVTVLMGNIYDSEKNTPRINALLQGGKIMGFGNSQTLSVSAKGDGSLDFYAGWNIDPDWIKNADIDFKNDSQVLEWFKKEYSNWDSIWLELFEAEKNYLIPNPLYCMPLDQSWEAQSNITLIGDAAHLMPPYAGEGVNMAMLDALQLSESLTSENFTDLKSAIAHYEKQMFERFAEVGKETLDNTDWMHSPNGLKKIIEMFNWESN
- a CDS encoding Crp/Fnr family transcriptional regulator translates to MSEIFKHHLEKFIEVNDTEFLDILAFFQVVKVRKKENLLLEGQICKSNYFVLNGCLRKFFVNEKGTEQTTEFAIENWWITDNIAYENQQASEFYIQAVENSEILVIDHHSQEKLLAEFPKMERYFRFIFQRAYAASQMRIKYLYSFSKEDFYHQLNSKYPDFVQRIPQYLIASFLGFTPEYLSEIRNKKRS
- a CDS encoding carboxymuconolactone decarboxylase family protein, with protein sequence MEKRVDINETAPQAYKAMYALEGYLATTQLSKTHKELLKIRASQINKCAYCINMHTTDALKNGETPQRIFLLNAWRETDLFTEEEKVILAITEEITLIHNHGLSDEVYKKATQLFDESYIAQLIMAVVTINAWNRIAISTNMQIEK
- a CDS encoding AraC family transcriptional regulator, producing MRKTTRSIPVNPLAEEFDTGIAIREISFGDVHLSEETSHSHRHNYHFFLLQEKGTSIIEIDFENYDIKNSAVVYIHPNQVHRILKTNDVTCYILAMSSDRLNREYLELLEDLAPVHPLAVTTQNFSVIAHVTELCVNIFKNKQTKLYQPLLKDCCNALVALIISQYLEESNLTDKLSRFDSTTKAFKTILEKDFAVAKRPADYAKKLNISVAYLNECVKNATGFSVSHHIQQRVILEAKRLLHHSNKSVKEIASELNFDDYAYFSRLFSKVSGMTALAFRNKNHD
- a CDS encoding cation diffusion facilitator family transporter, which produces MSHTHNHNHSPKDGLTLAFWLNLLFSIVEVIGGMAINSTAIIANAFHDFTDAIAIGLTVLLEKQSNKKRTPKFSYGFKRFSLLSALSMSIFLLIGAIFMSISAYKSFITPQIINSKGMLWLAVLGITINGLAFLKIKKSSEDSHQGEHSHEHQDEQSHSHSHNSKAVMLHLLEDVLGWAAVIVGAIVIHFTNWYWIDSLLTFAIAIFIGYNATSNLISTMKVLLQAVPENINIEELSNELQQINGVENIHDLHIWSLDGRYNIGSLHAVIKMEDQIQKDAIFSAIYKVMNEHKIQHPTIQIESNTNSCKLVNC
- a CDS encoding AraC family transcriptional regulator — encoded protein: MILYIKNMVCNRCKMVVKTELDKLGISAQKVELGEVTIDTDLDTNKKEQLNQILLDLGFELIDDKKSRYIEKIKSVIIVLIHEQNNDLKITLSDYLSQNVYHDYFYLSNLFSEIEGTTIEKYFIAQKIERVKELLAYNELSLGEIAFQLNYSSVAHLSNQFKKVTGLSPSHFKNIRSGSRKSLDEV
- a CDS encoding DUF6642 family protein, which encodes MNLPHKHNSEDYEQFIFCLEAVPDVETVTTTAVIKNLEQLALEEGITSIYKTCDTIEGLEESLNTLLYDDHNFKDYEIIYLVMQGKRNTICLNNYYYSFEEIAELFEGKMKGKILHFANTKKLDLKPEEAQYFLDITGAVAVSGYGSAFRDVNSNSLDKAFFSLCQELDDVVDIVEELHQKHYALCKLLDFRLYY